The genomic window CCGCGGAAGTAATTTATTTCTAGTGCTTGGCCTACCAAACATGCTTTCTTTCCAACACTTTGCTTGACTATCCATGATCCCTATAAGAGAAGAAAATTGACAAAGGAATGCAAACCGTTAGATAATCAATCATCTTGATATATCTCgcaaatatttaattcatatacactCTTAGTATAACGATTTCTTATAATGTCAATCAATCGTAATCATCAGATCATAATTACTTGTAAGTCACACATTTGGTTGACATTGTAAATTTATACTTAACATAAACTTTAGAAATGTAGCAAAAATCTTAGACATGTGATTAACCTTAGAAATATATGGTATGAGCTTAAATCTTGAGTTTCTGTAAGTATCATCTCCTTCAACAAAGCTGTGCAGTAATGGAATGTCTTCCAAaggagttttcaacatgtaatAGAGTGCAAGGTTATACATGGGACTTCCTGGCATCTGATTCATGACAATAGTATAGtgtaaataaattaacaatCTAATTCTCAAAAGTGATGAATATtgtaaaatgattaaaaaatatgaGATCATATACTCACTTGCATGTTGACAACAAAGAAGAATTCTGAACCACCTTTTGCTAAAGATTGCTGAATAAATACAAATCCAAAGCACATTTGATAAGAAGTTTAAGCagtaatattttgattttgataatgATAAGTATCTTCTCTAAGTCAAGTAGCTaatgaaaggaaaaagaaaataccTGAACTATGGAACCGGGACGACTACTTAAATCGTCTTCTCTTGCGTCACTGCTGAGCCAATCTACACCAACCAATTCCATTAAGGTGTCCCTCGCCTTGACCTTTAAAATGACAAATTCACATTGTTATGCGCAAGTGCATGTAATTCTAAGACGGATTAGGCTCCTCTAAAGTGAACAATTCACGGTAGAGCATAGTGTAAGTAATATCGATCATTGTTGATACGAAAATTAATGCTTGATATTCCGATACACATGATTTGTTGTGTAACATTAATCATTAATTTACCTTTTGTTGATCTTGGAAATAAGTTTCTCCTCGAACCAAAAACAAAGATGGATCAGAAGCAGCCCAGGTGCAAGGTAAAGTACAATTTGGATCATTTTGAAGAGTGGTTCCATAAGAGCATGATTCACTTTCCTCCTTAGTTGCGTCTTGCAAGTCGATGTAACCCTTCTTTTGAACTGCAACATATGTTTAAACCTTAaactattttctcataaaatcatttaaaaagtgGCCACATTGAGAAATTAAAACTAACCTGCAAGATCATGTAACTTTTTTACCAAACCAGCAGCTGATGATATTTTATGTTGGGGAACGCCGAGTTGTTCTGAATCAGAGTGCCATTGATTATCATAGTGATCATATTCTGTAGATTCAGGAACATCAAAGAACTCATCAGAATCATTCAATCCCATTAAACAACTACTGTTACGACCAATAATTTCTTTGTCCTCCACTTCATCTTTCACTTCAACAAGTTCCTCAATCGTCCTACTCTCTTGTGGAACGTCAATCGTAACATCCTTCTGTACACTAACAGGCAATCCAATATCCTTTGTCATTGTAATAGGCTCAGAAGAAACTGCTTTGGTTCTATACAACTCTCTCAGTGCTACAAAACAAAGAGATCATTCTAAGAACTCATATATAGTATCAAtgtatcatattcatatatgtATAAAAATGTGTGACTAGATAAACTACATAGCAGTAACTTTATCATCAAGTAACTACAGTAAAGATCGTGTGCAAGAGCAATGTTTTATACAGTTACTTGCACAAGATCTTAACTATTAGTTACTTAGTAATAGGTACATATCCCGTGTTAAAACGTAATGACAGGAAATAGACGTGTGAAAATTGTAAGAATAGATAAATGCCTGCGACTCTCTCGAGCATACTAATGGTAATGGATCTAGAAGATGAAGGTCGCGAGTATAGTCTCCATAATCTCCAGTCCATAGCAAGCATATGTCTCACAACGGACTGAGTTCCTTTGTTAACAGGAGTCACCACATATCCTCCACCTGCTAAGCGTTACCATtaatattagcatataatttACTGGAAAAGAATATGTACTTGTAATTTTTGGAATTTACCAAATTTTaggaaacaaataaatattgaGAAAGAAAGTTGAACTTAAGCTACTATAGTAATATGATATAACATTATATAGTAACTCATATATACATCTTCTCCTACGCAATGGTGCAGCATTGTCAATTGCAACAGCAGAAAATAGTTGATTGTTAAAATTTCGCAACGCAATGGTGCTATAGCACCACTATACtctttatttgaaaatatttattgcAGAACAATAGGACCAAATTCTGCTATGTTATAGGTGTATAGCATCATGAAGGTTAAACAATGGATAATAATGTCAAAACTTAAAGCATGCATTACTTTTTAGGGAAGCTCGGACGTAGCCTCTCTTGGGCGGGCACTTGGAATGACTCACGGAATGATATAGTAAAACTGTTTATCACAGAAGAAAAACAGCAAAAGAAAAAAGGAGTTAATTGATGAATGAATCACAACTtcataatataaatatagatataaatatacCGTATGTGCCATCATCTTCTCTTCTCCAGTATCTTCGCAACAATAAATCCCGTGGTTTCATACCCCTACACATATATGTTATGTTACTCCATTTGTTAAAACATGTTTAGTGTGTGAATATATAATATGTGAATTAGTAGTACATACCATGGTAGCCATTCAGTGTCCAATTGAAGGTGAATGATATCTGTATGACCATCTAGGTGATCAACCACACTGCCTCGGTTTATACAATAGTCCCATCTGCGCGCAAACCTAATTCATTATTCACTATCTTTATGCATATGACTCACTGTCAATCTTCATTATGCATAAAGTGATTTAGTGCATCGtgatttttgtcaaaattatgatgACGCACTGTAATTTTATTACACTCACGGACAATTCAAACAAACTCGAATCTTATAAGACTTACTCGGATCTTGAGGGATCAAGAGACATAAGAGTATTGAAAATATTCTCTGAAGTTCCATCAACCACACCAACTGCCATTATTGCTGGTTGATCTCCCCAACGCTGAATCGATAATACACAACAACAATTTTCACctttaaaacaatataatcctagtacaaaaacaaaacattagtaCAAAATTAGCAGTAACTTACCCTTCCACGCGAATCCCAACATTTGGCTTCTTTGAACATCCTTAGTCCTGCACAAGAAATCAATCAAATTATCTTACAGATGACAATGGctatatatgtgtgtgtaatAATATAAGAATCTAGCTAGGAGTTAAAGTTTCACCATTTTGACAACCAAAAATCTTCCATGGGGAAGGTGCAATAACATCGGTGGTAATTGCTTCAGAGTATGCACATGATTGAAAACTAATACTAGAGTTTCTCCAATCTATGCTTTTTGCCCCTCCATATCTGTTTCAACAACACTTTAATTAGACATTCGGCACAATAACCGTTATGCTGTGCTACAAAATGCTATAACCGCTTTGGCAATACTTTGTACTAAATTGTGCATTGCAGAACAATAacaatttattcaaattccgCCACACTATAGCACCGCTATTTGATAGCACATAATTATTCATCACTCCTTCAAAAAGGGAATGTGCTTGTGTTCATTTCAACGCAATTTACGCGTTTATATACCTCAAAGATCGCCTTCTCCTGTGACAAGGCACAAAATTCTTAGCTGCATCTGGATACTCCTGAAAAATATACAAATAGAATAAGTTTCTTTTTCATGAGACAAACCCTTTCTACTCATTTAAGGGAAAAAAGTATATAGAACCTTCAATGCAGCTTCCTGAAAAGATCGTATCCATTTCGCAGCTTCTTCTGAACTACTTGCCCCCAACTATAAAAATATGGAATTGAAACTTATCAATCTAGAGGACAAACACAAACAATTTTGTTTGGACTTTTAGTTTTGTTACAAACCTTAAGCTTATCCTTTTGATTTGTAGCATTATATAAAGTGAAAATATAGAACACCTGTGAATTGCAAACAAATTTCTAAATTCAATTAAGTCCTCaaagaaacaaatatatataacacTAAAATTTGATGTATTCAAAATATCATTATAAGTTTCTTACTTTTCTATTGGTACTTTCCCTTCCATTGTCGGTAACCCGGATGGAAGAATCTATCATTGCACTTCTAAATGGCTCCTGAAAATTTCAATCCTTTCATATATCTTTCACAAATTAACAACATGATCATAAATTTTTCTATTGACACCTATGAACATTacaacattcaatttaatatGAAACCAATGCATGGTCCTTCCCTAGTAGTAGTTGTTAGATTAAGGAACAAAATTGTCTACCAAACACAAGCATAACAATATATTAAGCAACTtcaaaaataaggaaaaatttAAGAAGTAAATCACAACCATAGATGACATTGGCAACATCATTACAAAAAAcatgtaaatataaataaatcaaaaacatTCTTAAAATTGTTATGCACGCGACATATTAAATATGGTAAGAACAATACcttaaaataatcaaacaaaagCCAAAACATGAAGATAAATTTTAcaacaaagcaaaaaaaaacgaaactttttgaatttatataacAATTTACCTCCATTTGTGAAGTGGGTTGGATCTTGTAACTTCTAAGAACATTGTCTTTAAGAATGAAGTACCTTTTACGTGAATAATGCTGACCAAATCTATTAGAACGAATGAGATAAAGCCACCCTTCCATTGTTCCCTCAGAATTATTAGGACTACCCATTTCAAGAAATCGTGAAAAAGAGATTCCTTGATCTTcaaattgcattttttattcTAATAGGGAAAAAATTTCAGGGGCTCTGTTTATAAAGGAAaatgaaaaaggaaagatatcctagaagaagaagaagataataaTGGCGATGATCCTCTGATCCCGACAATCGGAATCAGAGGAATCAAAATTGTAATTGCAGTGACaaagatttttttgttatttctgTTGTTAACTTTCTTCTTCTGTTTCCTAAGTTAACGATTCAAAGAACAACTATTTGCGCATGATATGGTGTTGTTTGTTCATGGTACGAGAATACTTGACTTTACAATAATAACCTTTTGTTTTTGGCTCCAAATTCAGTCatccactattttttattttttatttagacaataaattttctatttaaaaaagcTTTTTGTTTGGTCAAAAGAAAAAtctctaattttaattttagtaaaaaaaaaaaaacctgaatttcatatgataaaatatcTAGTGAAGACACCTTATGATAAAATATCTTGTTGTTTCTTTCATTTCAAAGGGTCCAACAACATACCGATCACACAACCTGAATTTCATAGTGAACCTCTTTGCCAAACATATAAGCGTTACAAAACTGAATTGCATGCTCTTGATTCGCTCCAATTGATAACGGGCGGCATATGCCTGCCAATTTAGAACTAATCTCCATAAACAAAAAGGAaagttacaaacaaaaaaagatgaTCGGAGGTTTCATCCTCCCCACAACCATCGGCACAAGATAACAAACTCAAATGCAACATTCTGCGACAAACAAGATTGTCTTTAGTTGGCAACCTGTTGTTAAGAAGTCTCCACGCGAATAAGGACACATTCAAAGGGACATATTTGTTTCATATAATCCTCTTTGTGAATCGTCATTTCTAATAGGTTGAGATGAGTGAAATAATGATATACTCCCTTAACTGAATAGTGTAGTGTTGGGTGGAGGTGCCAAATCCACCTCTCCGATGCATCAACCTGCAAAGAATAATTTTCCAAAGTAGCACAACACTCCACACTAAACTTCTTCACTCCACACTAAATTCCTTCTCCCAAACAAACAACTGTTTATGCCAACTCCATTATcggtatcatttttttttataatgtccaCCGGCCACAATATGCgaattattttttggttttttcttctctaccctcacataaattgagggcatatgccctatgctgatgtggcatgatgtggcaccaatgaaattcatccacatgtatttaagtcaaacataattaattttttaccacaaagtaattttgactatttttatttttaaattaattatattttaggtattatattctatgaatttacaTTTTGGTCCTAATTGCTTCTaatttgtttgcttcttcttccAATAGTTTTACGGTATCTAACGCAACTTTCTTCTGCGCATAAAAAACTTTTAATTCATCCAAtcgtttgcttcttcttcttccaatcgTTTATACTCGTTTTTAAACTTTCTaatttgtttgcttcttcttcttcttccaattgTTTATACTCATTTTTTACCACTCTGATTTCACTTTCAAGCTTTAGATTCGTTCTCTGATTTCACCTTCATTCAAGCTTCTCCTCAGATTCGTTCAACCTTCAGCTTCGATCTTCAAAATCCAGATCCAGTTTGTCATTTGTTTATTGTTAAATTATTTAgggtttttgaaattttagtatgattttgaaatttagtAATTAggtttttgaaatttcaatctTCGTTCAACCTTTAATCAAGCTTCAACCAAACTTTCAATGTTTGAAATTTGTATATCAAAATGTATATGAAGTGAATGTTTGAAATTAAGTTTTCACAGTTTTTTAAGCGTGTAAACATGACTCTGAGTTGAGAAGAATTTGATTGATGATTGTTGACTAATAAGGAatataattcaataattattaccatattattgatgattcaaatgaattcaataattattaataaataaaaaagatttgttTTGCCTTTCCAGAAAAGGAAATAGAGACTAGGTACCATTTGAAACTTTTGAAgacaaaaaaaagattttataaaaaaaaaaattagtatattgTTACACTTAAATatgattgttttttttgttacatataaaCGAGATATACAACAAATTATTCAGTctttacaccaaaaaaaaaaaaattattcagtCTTAAATATGATTGTTGATtggcaatgttttaaaatattttttaattttatttatttagttttaaatttattggttgaaaattttagagattaaaaatttatttaatcatctataaaaatatatttatttaactcttgaacttgtttagggtttaggtgACCACAAGTAAAATGTAaaaatagttcatctgaactaaaagaaaggtcggatCATTGTCGGAAAATAAACACACGGAAGATCGAccgatcacaagtgcggtctacctgaaatttatcagatcaaaatgaaaaggttcgacaATTTTAGGAAGACTaactaactcttgaacttgtCTAAGGTTTAGCTGATCACaagtaataatataaatagttcatttgaactaaaagaaaggtcagACCATTGTCGGAAAACAAACTCACGGGAGCTCGACCGATCACAAGTACGGTatacctgaaatttatccgatcaaaatgaaaaggttcaactATTTTAGAAAGACGGACTAACTCTTGCacttgtttagggtttggggtttaactattgatcagaagtaaaaatataaatagttcatctgaactaaaagaaaggtcggaccattgtcgaAAAACAATCACACGGGAGCTCGAccgatcacaagtgcggtctacctgaaatttatccgaacaaaatgaaaaggttcgactatttTAGGAAGACTAACTAACTCTcgaacttgtttagggtttagcTGATCACaagtaataatataaataattcatttgaACTAAAAGAAGGGTCGGACCATTATCGGAAAACAATCAGACGGGAGCTCGATCGATCACAAAtgcggtctacctgaaatttatccgatcaaaatgaaagGTTTGACTATTTTAGGAAGACGAACTAACTtttgaacttgtttagggtttatGGTTTGACTATTGATCAGAAGTAAAAATATGAATAGTTCATCTTCTGAACTAAAAaaaaggtcggaccattgtcgcaaaCCTAACCCTAATTACTTAACCTaattttggtggtaatcgattttaatatattagtaatagatttgatgcatattcatcttattttttctataattttttttatttactattttattctctttttcctTTTAATAGTATTGATCGTATTAATCTGTTTTGTTGCTAGTTTTTTTAGTATAGATTTgctctgttttgtttctatttttaaggatatcatattattttttttgtatttatgttatatttttttttttgtatttatcttatattctttctatataattttttttttagaaacaaaATAGGAACAAtctatccataatttttttttgtatttatcttatattctttttttagatgatatgcttaaaaatatgaacaaaacaaattataaataaaaacaaaatagaacaatctatccataaaaataggaaaaaagaaattatagaaagtttagtcaacaaaaaaaattatagaatacAAAAgatactctataaaaaaaaacgtaaacaatatgtttcatcaaaaaaagaaaagaaacataaacaattttttataaacaaaaaaaaaaattactacaaagtttactcctaaccattaataataataatataataaagttaattagtatcaaacttcctaaattaccctaaatattccaaataaaatttctaattttttttaataatatacacGGGACTATTATTTGTTACTGAAATATAAAAAactgaataaataagtttacaagaaataattaacacaataattccacttatattttaacaatattatataacaaaatttttaatttttaattttaaataaattttctacattaatattagtgacaaactcaaatattgtttccttacaaaaaaaaaactcaaacatcGCATAAAAGTCAATAGACCCGTGCGAAaacacgggtctttaaactagttttttaataaaaaaaagaagaaatttaattaggaatatttaagataatttaataaatttgatacatattcatgttattttttctataatttttttattgactattttattctctttttttctttggatggattattgagttgatcgtattaatctattttgttactatttttatgagtataaattattctgttttgtttcaatctataatcttgtttctatttttaagcatatcattttttttttgtatttattttatattcttcctatatatatttttttagtaaaattacaacgaatgatataaaacttgcaacatggttaaaagtaataaggataaattaataaatttggtgataatcgattttaatatattagtaatagatgtacaaatggaattgtatatttaaattagatattagttttattttcatttgttgtttttgttctcttattatttttatttaaactaacattGATATACTTTCtcgaaaaaaataaactaacattgatatatatttattttttcgagcCTGTAATATtgatatttcttcttttttttactcaataacattgatatttttttactcaataacattgatatttttttgtttttggtattcaataacattgatattttagaatcaatataTAACTTCTAAAAACAAGCattcaatgatcaaattaattctaaataacaAACATTCAATCAGTAaattaattgtaattattatttaataaattaggtatttgaaatttgaatgtcAAAATAGGAGCCACAATAACATTGACAGAGTAACAAAATAGCTTGAAATGCATGTAACAATATGATTTCACTTTCTATAACTTGCAATGTTTTGCCGAACGCTCCACCTCCTCCAACGCAGACGTAAACTGTTTTAAATAGAGGAAAGTAATCAGAAAAAAAAGTCaacaaattaaatacaaataataagtTGAACGTAACAATTATAATACCCACCGAGGTATATCTAGGTGCACTTTGTATTCCCGCATGCCGAACGGTGTTAGAATGTGACAGGCGGATGCCTCCCGAGAGAATTGTGCAAAAAAAGTGCTGTTTTAAATAGAAGAAAATAATCAgaataaaaatcaacaaattaaaCACAAACAATAAGTTGAACAATTATAATACCCAAGTGAAAATTATATTGGAAATTATAAGTGCACTTTGCTTGTGTGatgaatgaaaattatattttactcTATTCAGATCAAAACCAAGTGCTACAAGCTTGTTTGCTTGtgtgaatgaaaaatatattggaAAACTTGTATTCATTATTCAGTCTTCACGTTAGATTACGGAGAGATCTTCACACAAGCAGTAACATTGATTCAGGGATTTACAAGTCTTCACAAGTTTGCTTATAGTCTTCACAAGAAAACTTGTATCGTTCACAAAGCAGTAACATTTATTCAATCATTCAAGCTAGCACAAAACATATATTCTTTTAACAATTCATATTGTTCGATCATTCAATTATTCAATCATTCAACAATTATTCAATCACACAAACCGAACGGCAGGAAAAAGAAACACTCTAAATCCCTAGATCAAACACATTAACACAACTTTAATAATTCAAATAGCAATTACAAATCAgccaattaaattaaatcaaatgaCAAAGAGTGATTAAAACATACAAGagaatacaaaataaaatcaatgtcaCCTAGACGAATCCGATTCTGGAACAAACGTAGCCGATGATGGACAAGTGATTCCGGAAGAGGTGAATGAGCGTTTGAAGGTTGAAGGAAGGGCAAGAAGAAGCGGCAATTGCATAAGAGGAGAAACAACGACGACAATTGCAAAAGAGAAGAAGCGGCGACGGCGAAGAAGAAGCGGCGACGGTGAAGGAAGGATTTGGTTGCCGGTGATAAGAATGAAAAGAAGCAGTGATGATCGTGTAAAATTTGGTGGCTGAAGCTTGTTGTGATGAAATTTGATGGAAAATTGATGCGTTTACCCAAAtagcctaaaatataattaaagaaaattagtaacctaaaatattaattaaaaataaaagtagtcaaaattactttgtggtaaaataatatatatgtttgacTTAGATACATATGGATGgatttcattggtgccacatcagcatagggcatatgccctcaatttatgtgagggtagagaagtagtcaccttattttttttactaatcacAATATGCAATATTTGGGACTTTTAATAACCTGCCAATAATAactcgtaaaaaaaaaaaaaaattggtaataaTAATTGAATGGTAGTGTAAAAATCTCTATGTTGATGTCtataaattttagtttatttggtaaaaatatctAAATTATTAAATCAAACATCGTAATCGGAATTTTGAACTTCGACTCATTCatttatgtgtgtgagttttttttttgaaccaatttatgtgtgtgagttttaaatgattattactattttctTATCtagaaaacataatttttttggatacgCAATCTATATTTAGTAGGTTAAGATTGTAACCGTAATATAATTTGCATAaagtattataatttttttttgcataaagtcaataataatattttttcagtCAAGTAGTTTATttgctataattttattttttaaagtgaataagttgAAGTAACATGGTTCAAACCCCCTATTCCTACATATTACATGTAATTTTCCTAACAATTGAGTCAATaataatattcttttatttgataaagaataatttatttatattttgtcaaaaaaagaataatttatttattctttcatTATAAGATATCATTTTAGAAGTATTTTAATAAGGAATCGTCTTGGATCTTTTctcatatttgtttgtttttttagtcaaaatcaTACATACATTTTAATTGTAAATAATTAAAGAATCTTAAATTTAAACATGCACTTCGACCCTTTAAGTATTTTTGCTTGTTTGACGGGCATCAAGGGACTGAGCAGATTAATAATTTTGGCAATATTGTATTGAGTTTAACAGTTATTTACAGTTTTGCTTTTTAATAGGATTTTTTCCCTGGCAGTTTAATCCTATGTTGTTATTCATAGAAACTAGCATTAAACCATGACTTCCATGTAAGAAACATAGGATATGTTAGTTGATGGTAagatttgccattaaaaaaaatgctatgGTAGTAAGATTTTTCTTTCCAAGTATCATcaggaatattttaattttagacTTGGTAATCAGTATACGAActgaaatttaaacaaaaaagaaaaagattcaTATTCAATGGTTGCGACTATCCTGGGTCTCCCCTCAGTCATGTATTGTGGCGTGGCCATTGATAACGGTTGTGGGTATGATAATGAACGATAAACTGTTGTTTTCACTCGTAAGTTGGAATCTTTTTGTAGATTAAGCGAGGGCTTAGGAATTATTGATGTTAGTAGGTTTGTAGCTTAAATTGAACTATTGTGTTTGTGTTCAATTTAAGGGAAGGTTTGTTGGGTATGTGCTTGTAATTATCTTTGTTAGATTGTAGTTGTGCACGCGCATTTGCGTGGCCTGGTGAAGCTGAGCCTGGCGAGGCCAAGTAAGGTCTAAGCCTTGTATTTGTAACAAACTATTCATCCTTAACTGAACACAAAAATATTACTTCATTGCTATCTTTATCCTTAGTCAGATCCACTCTTAATCGTTGATTTTTGCTAATTATTTCTCTTTGGCAAAGTTCACATCTTGCAAACACATTAAGGTGGCTATGTATTTATgctctactttttttttatacaagcaaattcatattatttcattaatcaaaGTAGTGGTGATACAAGATGGACTGTAATCAAAAGTCTGACGGCAAAGTTGATAGAGCGAACACGATATGGTGAAAAGCAAAAGATTGTACATGGTGTTCTGGTGTTCATAATGGAGAGAGAGGGGTTTATATGGATCCCCGTCCATTCAAACAAACTGAATcattgattaaattttaaagTCTATACACTTCTACATTAGAAACGTTTTTCAACCTTTATCAACTTCCGAACAAATGTAGACTGGAAATGAGTCGAGTCGAACTCACATCAGCTCGACTCATTAAGAATTGGATAAGCTCGAAATTTGACTCACGTTTATTACGAACCATTTTTTTAGTACAAACTCGACTCATTTTAAGTTCACGAACAACTCGGTTCGGCTCATGAAGTTCAAATTGTTATGTGAATCACATgtcttttttgtttaaatttcagTACTaagtataaaattaaaatattcctaATACCCGGAAAGAAAAATCTTAccatcacttttttttaatggcaaaactTACCATCAACTAACATATCCTATGTTTCTTACATGGAAGTCATGGTTTAATGCTAGTTTATATGAATAACAACATAAGATTAAACTGCTGGGAAAAtcatacaaaaaagaaaaactataacTGCTCAACTCCATACAATATTGCCAAAATGATCGATCTGCTCAGTCCCTCGATGCCTGTCAAACaagcaaaaatatttaaattgccAAGGGGGATTGCTTTAATCATAAAAAGTTAGTTTAAGGCGAGGATTTAACACATACCTTTCAGAAAACTAACTAGATGTTCATGACT from Trifolium pratense cultivar HEN17-A07 linkage group LG1, ARS_RC_1.1, whole genome shotgun sequence includes these protein-coding regions:
- the LOC123919544 gene encoding protein ENHANCED DISEASE RESISTANCE 2-like isoform X1 is translated as MQFEDQGISFSRFLEMGSPNNSEGTMEGWLYLIRSNRFGQHYSRKRYFILKDNVLRSYKIQPTSQMEEPFRSAMIDSSIRVTDNGRESTNRKVFYIFTLYNATNQKDKLKLGASSSEEAAKWIRSFQEAALKEYPDAAKNFVPCHRRRRSLRYGGAKSIDWRNSSISFQSCAYSEAITTDVIAPSPWKIFGCQNGLRMFKEAKCWDSRGRRWGDQPAIMAVGVVDGTSENIFNTLMSLDPSRSEWDYCINRGSVVDHLDGHTDIIHLQLDTEWLPWGMKPRDLLLRRYWRREDDGTYVLLYHSVSHSKCPPKRGYVRASLKSGGYVVTPVNKGTQSVVRHMLAMDWRLWRLYSRPSSSRSITISMLERVAALRELYRTKAVSSEPITMTKDIGLPVSVQKDVTIDVPQESRTIEELVEVKDEVEDKEIIGRNSSCLMGLNDSDEFFDVPESTEYDHYDNQWHSDSEQLGVPQHKISSAAGLVKKLHDLAVQKKGYIDLQDATKEESESCSYGTTLQNDPNCTLPCTWAASDPSLFLVRGETYFQDQQKVKARDTLMELVGVDWLSSDAREDDLSSRPGSIVQQSLAKGGSEFFFVVNMQMPGSPMYNLALYYMLKTPLEDIPLLHSFVEGDDTYRNSRFKLIPYISKGSWIVKQSVGKKACLVGQALEINYFRGKNYLELGIDVGSSTVARGVASLVLGYLNNLVVEMAFLIQGNTRDELPEVLIGTCRLNHMDASKAFAVNA
- the LOC123919544 gene encoding protein ENHANCED DISEASE RESISTANCE 2-like isoform X2 — protein: MQFEDQGISFSRFLEMGSPNNSEGTMEGWLYLIRSNRFGQHYSRKRYFILKDNVLRSYKIQPTSQMEEPFRSAMIDSSIRVTDNGRESTNRKVFYIFTLYNATNQKDKLKLGASSSEEAAKWIRSFQEAALKEYPDAAKNFVPCHRRRRSLRYGGAKSIDWRNSSISFQSCAYSEAITTDVIAPSPWKIFGCQNGLRMFKEAKCWDSRGRRWGDQPAIMAVGVVDGTSENIFNTLMSLDPSRSEWDYCINRGSVVDHLDGHTDIIHLQLDTEWLPWGMKPRDLLLRRYWRREDDGTYVLLYHSVSHSKCPPKRGYVRASLKSGGYVVTPVNKGTQSVVRHMLAMDWRLWRLYSRPSSSRSITITLRELYRTKAVSSEPITMTKDIGLPVSVQKDVTIDVPQESRTIEELVEVKDEVEDKEIIGRNSSCLMGLNDSDEFFDVPESTEYDHYDNQWHSDSEQLGVPQHKISSAAGLVKKLHDLAVQKKGYIDLQDATKEESESCSYGTTLQNDPNCTLPCTWAASDPSLFLVRGETYFQDQQKVKARDTLMELVGVDWLSSDAREDDLSSRPGSIVQQSLAKGGSEFFFVVNMQMPGSPMYNLALYYMLKTPLEDIPLLHSFVEGDDTYRNSRFKLIPYISKGSWIVKQSVGKKACLVGQALEINYFRGKNYLELGIDVGSSTVARGVASLVLGYLNNLVVEMAFLIQGNTRDELPEVLIGTCRLNHMDASKAFAVNA